A genomic stretch from Methanomassiliicoccales archaeon includes:
- the mtrH gene encoding tetrahydromethanopterin S-methyltransferase subunit H, translating into MFRFQNTQHVFEIGSVSFGGQPGKRRTVLIGSLFYPSHSIVEDRTHGRVDTVRLEELINNVETAIDETETPAALMIYAETTEAIVSYLNIVSDLSELPLFVDSPSPEVKLAGAKRAVEMGLVEKLVYNTLSVGTSKQEFEMLNQIGVKAAVLLAFNPRDFGVKGKIYLLENGGGMLEEGLIEIARRYGIEKPLIDVAVMSMDQNAGSALRAMIVSKAKWGIPTGCALHNAVESWSMLARLKEKDARIYRQVDIASAALPIMASADFVMYGPIEYARSVFPIAALADELVRQAISDI; encoded by the coding sequence TTGTTCAGATTTCAGAATACCCAACATGTTTTTGAAATCGGTAGTGTCTCATTTGGTGGCCAGCCTGGAAAAAGAAGGACTGTATTGATTGGTTCTCTATTTTATCCCAGTCACAGCATCGTTGAGGATCGCACGCATGGTAGAGTCGATACCGTCCGTCTAGAGGAATTAATTAACAACGTGGAAACTGCGATCGACGAGACAGAAACACCGGCGGCGCTAATGATCTATGCCGAAACGACTGAAGCAATCGTTTCATATCTCAACATTGTTTCCGATCTATCCGAATTGCCACTTTTTGTCGACTCACCAAGTCCTGAGGTCAAATTGGCTGGCGCGAAAAGGGCTGTTGAAATGGGTCTTGTTGAAAAGCTAGTCTACAATACTCTCAGTGTCGGAACTTCAAAACAAGAATTTGAAATGTTAAACCAGATAGGTGTGAAAGCGGCGGTGCTTCTCGCATTCAATCCGCGCGACTTCGGTGTTAAGGGCAAGATTTACCTTTTGGAAAACGGCGGTGGCATGTTGGAAGAAGGACTAATAGAAATCGCACGCCGTTATGGCATTGAAAAGCCGCTCATCGATGTTGCGGTCATGTCGATGGATCAAAACGCGGGCTCTGCTCTAAGGGCAATGATCGTCTCGAAAGCCAAGTGGGGAATTCCCACGGGTTGCGCACTTCACAACGCCGTTGAATCTTGGTCAATGCTCGCGAGATTAAAAGAAAAAGATGCGCGGATTTACAGGCAGGTTGACATCGCATCGGCGGCACTACCGATTATGGCCAGTGCGGACTTTGTGATGTACGGTCCGATCGAATATGCCCGATCGGTCTTTCCGATTGCCGCGTTGGCGGATGAACTCGTGAGACAAGCGATCTCGGATATTTGA
- a CDS encoding MtaA/CmuA family methyltransferase — protein sequence MDNGMKPRDRVLAALNRKPLDRPPVVCFTQSATVDQMDAVGVYWPDAHTDPEKMATLAMAANKVFGLESARLPFCLTVEAEIMGAQVDLGKVDRTPMVKQHPYEASSEVEIPKDFASRGRAKVVIEATKILKKKTEGKLPVVVGTTGPFTIAGHLVGTENILLWIITDPDSVHKFLKIAAEIEHQYVKAIAAAGADVIVMSDPSASTDMLSGEMFDEFAAPYIKQAFSGIEAKRVLHICGDTTILLEHMMATGVDGLSIEEKVVPEKAVEIVNNKVALIGNVGVVKPLLQGTPDDVMRDAKRVAKAGFHLVAPGCGLAARVPKDNIQALVKAVKG from the coding sequence GTGGATAACGGAATGAAACCACGGGATCGAGTGCTTGCAGCTCTCAACCGGAAGCCGCTAGACAGACCTCCAGTTGTCTGTTTCACGCAGAGTGCGACTGTGGATCAGATGGATGCTGTCGGTGTTTACTGGCCTGATGCACACACTGACCCGGAAAAAATGGCGACACTCGCTATGGCAGCGAACAAGGTTTTTGGGCTTGAATCGGCTCGCCTGCCCTTCTGTCTGACAGTTGAAGCCGAAATTATGGGAGCTCAGGTCGACCTGGGAAAGGTGGACCGGACGCCGATGGTTAAGCAACACCCATATGAAGCTTCCAGTGAGGTTGAGATTCCAAAAGATTTTGCGAGCCGCGGACGTGCGAAAGTGGTTATCGAAGCGACAAAGATTCTGAAGAAGAAGACCGAAGGTAAATTGCCAGTCGTTGTTGGGACGACAGGACCATTTACGATCGCCGGACATCTCGTTGGGACTGAGAACATTCTGTTGTGGATCATCACGGATCCTGACTCGGTTCACAAGTTCCTCAAGATTGCAGCCGAAATTGAACACCAATATGTCAAGGCGATCGCAGCTGCGGGCGCGGATGTCATCGTGATGAGCGATCCATCAGCGTCAACCGATATGCTCTCAGGCGAGATGTTCGATGAGTTCGCCGCACCATATATCAAACAAGCATTCTCGGGTATTGAGGCAAAGAGAGTTCTCCACATCTGCGGTGACACGACAATACTATTGGAACACATGATGGCAACCGGCGTTGACGGCTTAAGCATCGAAGAGAAAGTCGTTCCGGAGAAGGCGGTCGAAATTGTGAATAACAAGGTAGCACTCATTGGAAATGTCGGCGTCGTGAAGCCGTTGCTGCAGGGAACACCCGATGACGTTATGAGGGACGCTAAGAGAGTGGCGAAGGCAGGATTCCATCTTGTCGCCCCAGGTTGCGGTCTTGCTGCGCGGGTTCCGAAGGACAACATTCAGGCTCTGGTCAAAGCGGTAAAAGGTTAG
- the mcrB gene encoding coenzyme-B sulfoethylthiotransferase subunit beta, with translation MAKYKDKVDLYDDRGKLIERDVPLEAISPLYNPAIKRTVSLAKRVVAVDLAGIEKALKTGKVGGAHIKGKEIDVPLVANAAKIAKSVRDILKVAQNDDTEVSVLADGKRMIVKVPSVRLEAGVEYTTGFTAAAAAVTQAIIELFDIDMFRANMVKAAVWGRYPQTLNFLGSNIKSILEVPQNNEGAGYALRNIMANHIVALTGRNAMNAAALASIFEQTAMFEMGDAIGPFERMHLLGLAYQGLNANNMVYEIVKENGKTGTVGSVVESIVGRAIEDKVIKVKEKLPSGYKVYTTNDFALWNAYAAAGMLCAIMVNCGAARAAQGVPSTILYYNDLLEHETGLPGVDFGRAMGTSVGMSFFSHSIYGGGGPGLFHGNHIVTRHSKGFVIPAIAAGCALDAGTQMFSAEATSGLVKEVFGDIPEFKSPIKMVGKEAKKLKEMV, from the coding sequence ATGGCGAAATACAAGGACAAGGTGGACTTGTATGACGACAGGGGCAAGCTGATTGAAAGGGACGTGCCACTGGAAGCCATCAGTCCTCTGTATAACCCTGCCATCAAGAGAACGGTGTCCTTGGCCAAGCGAGTAGTCGCTGTCGACCTTGCTGGGATTGAAAAGGCTTTGAAAACCGGAAAGGTAGGCGGCGCACATATCAAAGGCAAGGAGATCGATGTCCCGCTTGTCGCGAATGCGGCAAAGATCGCGAAGTCCGTCCGCGACATTCTCAAAGTCGCCCAGAACGACGATACAGAAGTTAGCGTACTGGCGGACGGAAAGAGGATGATCGTGAAAGTCCCCTCGGTGAGGCTGGAGGCTGGTGTTGAATACACGACTGGATTTACTGCAGCCGCCGCCGCGGTGACTCAAGCGATCATTGAGCTTTTCGACATCGACATGTTCCGAGCCAACATGGTTAAGGCGGCCGTATGGGGAAGATACCCCCAGACTCTAAACTTTCTGGGATCCAACATCAAGTCGATTCTCGAGGTTCCCCAGAATAACGAGGGCGCAGGGTATGCATTGAGGAACATTATGGCAAACCACATTGTGGCACTGACCGGTAGAAATGCTATGAATGCAGCGGCTCTTGCGTCAATATTTGAGCAAACTGCGATGTTCGAAATGGGCGATGCGATCGGACCATTCGAGCGGATGCACCTGCTGGGACTTGCGTACCAGGGTCTCAACGCGAACAATATGGTCTACGAAATCGTTAAGGAGAACGGAAAGACAGGTACCGTCGGGAGCGTAGTCGAATCAATCGTTGGAAGGGCAATCGAGGACAAAGTCATCAAAGTAAAGGAGAAGTTGCCCTCTGGATATAAGGTCTACACGACCAATGATTTCGCACTGTGGAATGCATACGCAGCTGCAGGTATGCTGTGTGCGATCATGGTTAACTGCGGTGCGGCGAGAGCAGCGCAAGGTGTCCCGTCGACAATCCTGTACTACAACGATCTGCTTGAGCACGAAACAGGATTGCCAGGAGTCGACTTTGGTCGTGCAATGGGTACATCTGTTGGGATGTCCTTCTTCTCGCACTCGATCTACGGTGGTGGTGGACCAGGTCTGTTCCATGGGAACCACATCGTCACAAGGCATTCGAAGGGCTTTGTGATTCCCGCAATAGCCGCTGGTTGTGCTCTGGATGCTGGTACACAGATGTTCTCCGCTGAAGCAACATCAGGACTTGTGAAAGAGGTATTCGGTGACATACCTGAGTTTAAGTCACCTATTAAGATGGTCGGAAAAGAGGCAAAGAAGCTGAAGGAAATGGTGTGA
- a CDS encoding tetrahydromethanopterin S-methyltransferase subunit A, producing MEKNSNWPFVPGDYELGSNNSPVAIVIIGRGIVDLPRDRFNIKGTLKTENIGIEKIVANIISNPRIRFLIVCGKDEFGHFPGDALVSLGKNGVDERMRINGTKSAIPYLCNIPKEAVDRFMRQVEVIDLVHPKEVEEIIAYDPVYHFDEERTKELLEKIDECNNRDPGPMDVEPLIIESPALTMEGSWIGKSLNLASDKFASHMLRLSSEKLATSASLAVVSEEFGVMLDPIDHEIFLVPSVSLAIKIRSYLTGGA from the coding sequence ATGGAAAAAAATTCCAACTGGCCATTTGTACCTGGCGATTACGAACTCGGATCGAATAATTCACCTGTCGCCATCGTAATCATAGGTAGAGGCATTGTGGATTTACCTCGGGATCGGTTCAATATCAAAGGTACATTAAAAACTGAAAACATCGGAATAGAAAAGATCGTGGCAAATATCATCAGCAACCCCAGAATCCGTTTTCTCATTGTTTGCGGAAAAGATGAGTTCGGGCATTTTCCTGGTGATGCATTGGTCAGTTTGGGTAAAAATGGCGTTGACGAGCGAATGAGGATCAACGGGACAAAGTCTGCAATTCCCTATTTGTGCAATATTCCGAAAGAAGCCGTTGATAGGTTCATGAGACAAGTAGAGGTCATCGATCTTGTGCATCCAAAAGAAGTCGAAGAGATCATCGCCTACGATCCTGTGTACCATTTTGATGAGGAAAGAACGAAAGAACTTCTTGAGAAGATCGATGAATGTAATAACCGTGATCCTGGCCCTATGGATGTCGAACCGCTCATCATAGAGAGCCCAGCGCTCACGATGGAAGGATCCTGGATCGGAAAATCACTGAACCTCGCATCGGATAAATTCGCGTCCCATATGCTTCGACTTTCGAGTGAAAAACTGGCCACATCAGCATCGCTCGCCGTGGTGTCAGAGGAATTCGGCGTCATGCTCGATCCGATCGACCACGAAATCTTTCTCGTTCCCTCCGTTTCTCTTGCCATAAAAATCAGATCATATCTAACAGGAGGTGCTTGA
- a CDS encoding TfuA-related McrA-glycine thioamidation protein, with product MGGGNSLKAIIFLGPSLSHAEARKILDADYRPPVKRGDLIPIYSENDVVVGIIDGVLFSESAVGHREILGLLERGITVVGGGSMGALRASELKDFGMIGVGKVFDMYSSGVIEGDDEVAIVFNPETLEPLSEALINIRYNLKSAVNLGIISESQSEDIIRELKEIYFPERSYEKALEIAHKKLKRNEFNRLREYLMKHAKDLKKSDAELVITTIKNLIYAEK from the coding sequence ATTGGTGGAGGCAACAGTTTGAAGGCCATCATCTTCCTTGGTCCGAGCTTATCGCACGCCGAAGCAAGAAAGATCCTCGATGCGGATTACCGGCCGCCGGTGAAGCGAGGAGATTTGATTCCGATTTACAGTGAGAACGACGTCGTCGTTGGCATTATTGATGGAGTTCTTTTCAGCGAGTCGGCTGTTGGTCATCGAGAAATCCTTGGGTTATTGGAGAGAGGTATCACCGTTGTTGGAGGCGGCAGTATGGGCGCCCTCCGGGCGTCAGAACTGAAGGATTTCGGAATGATCGGAGTTGGAAAGGTATTCGATATGTATTCATCTGGTGTGATCGAGGGTGACGACGAGGTCGCTATCGTTTTCAATCCTGAAACACTGGAGCCCCTTTCAGAGGCGCTCATCAACATTCGGTATAATTTGAAAAGCGCTGTCAATCTAGGTATCATCTCGGAATCGCAGAGTGAAGACATCATCCGTGAATTGAAGGAGATCTATTTTCCTGAAAGATCTTATGAAAAAGCTCTAGAAATTGCACATAAAAAATTGAAAAGGAATGAATTTAATAGGCTTCGTGAATATCTCATGAAACACGCGAAAGACCTGAAGAAGTCAGACGCGGAATTGGTTATCACAACCATAAAAAATTTAATTTATGCGGAAAAATAA
- the mcrD gene encoding methyl-coenzyme M reductase operon protein D, with the protein MPEPVPLPEIMIFPSRLLSAATTEKLLNKLYTVKHVRQINVQGESLPEKITMGPGAGLDVDHSERRVIEVAGKKTELKVQVGRIFVEIDDIDHVEAALKDIEGICKEVLPFGFDLEVGRYSKYRPTVSDYKKGVR; encoded by the coding sequence ATGCCGGAGCCGGTACCGCTACCGGAGATCATGATTTTCCCGTCGAGGCTTTTGTCAGCCGCGACAACGGAAAAATTGCTGAACAAGTTATATACGGTCAAACATGTCAGACAGATCAATGTTCAGGGTGAATCTCTCCCCGAGAAGATCACGATGGGACCAGGAGCAGGTCTCGACGTGGATCACAGTGAAAGGAGAGTGATCGAAGTAGCGGGAAAGAAGACGGAACTCAAGGTCCAGGTCGGCCGCATCTTCGTCGAAATCGACGATATTGATCATGTTGAAGCGGCCCTGAAGGACATTGAGGGAATTTGTAAGGAAGTCTTGCCATTTGGCTTCGACTTGGAGGTTGGGAGGTATTCGAAATATAGGCCTACTGTTTCCGATTATAAGAAAGGAGTGAGGTGA
- a CDS encoding MBL fold metallo-hydrolase, producing the protein MRLISIVDNTSAPPYSPSGLVKRLDSPATHFLSEHGFSMLVETDKGHRVLVDTGASEEVLLHNLSLLGLSVDKIDAVFITHGHYDHVGGLAPLAKAGVPIFMHPRTTTRPRFAVNNDRMVDLSIPEKVARSLASSNLKLISTMTEIVEGVKASGEISRLFPFEALGNYMIEEGGNLIVDNFTDEQALYISSKKGLIIVVGCGHAGIVNIVHQAKKSTGSKIFMIAGGFHLYCGDTDRLLKTMDHLKNLGVERVVPMHCTGFEAMKLISDRFTGFELMSVGSEIVI; encoded by the coding sequence GTGCGCTTGATTTCTATTGTTGACAACACATCGGCACCTCCCTACTCACCCTCGGGACTAGTAAAGAGATTAGACTCACCAGCAACACATTTTCTTTCGGAACATGGCTTCTCGATGCTCGTAGAAACGGACAAAGGACATCGCGTCCTTGTCGATACTGGCGCGTCGGAAGAGGTGCTCCTTCATAACCTTTCACTCCTTGGATTGAGTGTGGACAAGATCGATGCCGTTTTCATCACGCACGGGCATTACGATCATGTCGGAGGTCTCGCTCCGCTCGCAAAGGCAGGCGTTCCCATATTTATGCACCCGAGGACTACGACACGTCCCCGTTTTGCGGTCAACAATGACAGGATGGTTGATCTTTCAATTCCTGAAAAGGTCGCTCGAAGCCTTGCATCGTCGAACCTCAAGCTCATATCGACGATGACTGAGATCGTAGAAGGGGTGAAAGCATCTGGAGAAATCTCTCGTCTTTTCCCATTCGAAGCATTGGGCAACTATATGATTGAAGAGGGAGGAAATCTCATTGTTGATAATTTCACCGATGAGCAGGCCCTTTACATCAGTTCAAAAAAAGGGCTGATCATCGTCGTCGGTTGCGGGCACGCTGGTATCGTCAATATCGTTCACCAGGCCAAGAAATCGACAGGATCGAAGATCTTTATGATTGCTGGAGGATTTCACCTGTACTGTGGTGATACCGATAGGTTGCTCAAGACGATGGATCATTTGAAGAATTTGGGTGTTGAAAGAGTCGTTCCGATGCACTGCACGGGATTTGAGGCGATGAAGCTCATTTCTGACAGATTCACCGGTTTCGAGCTGATGTCGGTCGGCAGTGAAATCGTCATTTAG
- a CDS encoding Lrp/AsnC family transcriptional regulator codes for MDKLDIEILRILRLNSRESLGNIAEKLGVSKATVSRRISRMEKEGYISGYTTVMNLSRMGVMRALILLEVVGSAINSVIEELKKFEEIEYIHKVFGDHSLICEVYTKSVDSLYLLIQGKILTIPQIQNVEVDILIEKIALNPDADFDMVSGKSGSM; via the coding sequence ATGGACAAACTAGACATTGAGATTTTGAGGATTCTAAGGTTAAATTCAAGGGAAAGTCTAGGTAATATCGCGGAAAAACTCGGCGTTTCAAAGGCAACCGTCAGTCGAAGGATTTCACGCATGGAGAAGGAGGGATACATTTCTGGATATACGACTGTGATGAATCTATCGAGAATGGGTGTCATGAGAGCGCTCATTCTCCTCGAGGTGGTTGGTTCTGCAATTAACTCGGTCATCGAAGAGCTCAAGAAATTCGAAGAAATTGAGTATATCCATAAGGTATTTGGAGACCACTCGCTGATTTGTGAAGTGTATACCAAAAGCGTCGATAGTCTCTACCTTCTGATCCAGGGGAAAATACTCACGATACCGCAGATCCAGAACGTTGAGGTCGATATTCTCATCGAGAAGATCGCTTTGAATCCCGATGCTGATTTCGATATGGTATCCGGGAAATCAGGAAGCATGTAG
- a CDS encoding DUF169 domain-containing protein has product MDYSEASKKLVSILGLKYEPVAVTLIKNGQSPPDGYQEVEGNLRHCQSIMRARKGEAMWIPASKHACPVGASALGIVATPEKVASGEFHYNLGMFSSADAAKRMIDARPTLPLGSVIGTVVSPLSKAKVPPDVIVVVGTPEQLYWILPVAATFEKGGRVTINTASMQATCVDSTIIPYLTGDINISLGCFGCRRSTDIAPEEMYAGIPARKLEEVVKILERLGSGPIPKSRTK; this is encoded by the coding sequence ATGGATTATTCTGAAGCTTCGAAGAAACTGGTCAGCATACTTGGGCTCAAATACGAACCAGTAGCTGTTACATTGATTAAGAATGGACAATCACCACCCGACGGATACCAGGAAGTCGAGGGGAATCTGCGACATTGCCAGTCGATTATGAGAGCGAGAAAGGGGGAGGCTATGTGGATACCCGCTTCCAAACATGCATGCCCTGTCGGTGCTTCTGCTCTCGGTATAGTTGCAACGCCTGAAAAAGTCGCTTCTGGGGAATTTCATTATAATCTCGGAATGTTCAGCAGTGCAGATGCGGCAAAAAGGATGATTGACGCGCGGCCTACACTCCCTCTGGGTAGCGTAATCGGAACGGTTGTGAGTCCACTGAGCAAAGCGAAAGTTCCACCGGATGTTATCGTTGTTGTCGGGACGCCTGAACAACTATATTGGATACTCCCTGTAGCTGCGACCTTCGAAAAGGGCGGAAGGGTAACGATCAACACGGCCTCGATGCAAGCTACATGTGTCGATTCAACCATTATCCCATATCTAACTGGCGATATTAACATCTCGCTTGGATGCTTTGGGTGTAGAAGGAGCACGGACATAGCCCCTGAAGAAATGTATGCTGGCATTCCAGCTAGAAAACTTGAGGAAGTCGTGAAAATTTTGGAAAGACTTGGATCGGGACCGATTCCGAAATCCAGAACCAAGTAG
- a CDS encoding methylamine methyltransferase corrinoid protein reductive activase yields MAYGIALDLGTSGYRTHLVDLSNKGKIISTAITMRHPLPGANIMDHLHFWIENGAEVGHKIILETVDKLIALHGVDCKEIKRIAVCGNPAQLSMFEGIEIRDLAYAGESILKRFNVTRPNRRGHTTTAGAIGLTVVGPETEVAIPPAIRHEVGADALAMIIKSKMLEKKETCMVTDYGTNAEMGLYHDGELYSGSAAAGPAMEGQHISHGMLAAPYAISDLNVESDGYWANFVLDERLGPRRASLINPSTGDLKKLDNIKARGITGTGVVAAVALGLETGLIKLPGIATKDRILHFQDGVTFNEKDLHEAGKAMGAIRAGHKTLIEEVGIKDDEIKTMYLAGASGTYVDPIKAQTCGLVPRVVEKTVQVGNTSLMMAYDLLVDPSVMDMMQSVADSIASKHIMFATSKIFEDIYINEVAYWLEGMPMEYYNKMLKLAGLSPLPDIERPKETLRIVDRDIPEVGSKGLKTLEHVGVFLIGSFEGCTGCKRCEMECPEQALKVEKIGRKEYKIRIATEYCLGTACKNCEQVCPNSTFRFNELKIVKREELNGKCA; encoded by the coding sequence ATGGCCTACGGCATAGCTCTTGATTTAGGAACTAGCGGTTACAGAACACATTTAGTGGATCTATCGAATAAAGGAAAGATCATATCGACAGCGATCACGATGCGACATCCTTTGCCGGGTGCCAATATTATGGATCACCTTCATTTTTGGATTGAAAATGGCGCTGAAGTGGGGCATAAGATCATTCTTGAGACGGTCGATAAACTCATAGCACTTCATGGCGTTGATTGCAAAGAGATCAAAAGAATCGCTGTCTGCGGCAATCCGGCCCAGCTTTCGATGTTTGAGGGCATTGAGATTCGTGATCTCGCATACGCTGGCGAATCGATTCTTAAGCGTTTCAACGTCACGAGACCTAACAGAAGAGGACATACGACAACAGCTGGTGCGATTGGACTGACGGTCGTAGGGCCGGAGACTGAGGTTGCCATTCCGCCAGCAATCAGGCACGAGGTTGGCGCGGATGCCCTTGCAATGATTATTAAGTCAAAGATGCTAGAGAAGAAAGAGACATGTATGGTCACAGACTATGGAACAAACGCTGAAATGGGTCTCTACCACGACGGTGAACTGTACAGTGGAAGTGCAGCCGCTGGTCCCGCGATGGAGGGACAGCATATTTCCCATGGAATGCTTGCAGCACCCTATGCGATATCTGATTTGAATGTCGAGAGCGATGGGTACTGGGCCAATTTTGTTCTCGACGAGCGTCTGGGCCCGCGAAGGGCTTCATTGATCAACCCTTCAACTGGTGATTTGAAGAAACTTGATAACATAAAAGCAAGGGGAATTACAGGCACAGGCGTCGTTGCGGCGGTCGCTCTCGGTCTTGAAACGGGTTTGATCAAATTGCCTGGTATTGCGACAAAGGACAGAATTCTTCATTTCCAGGATGGGGTCACTTTCAACGAGAAGGACCTCCATGAGGCTGGAAAGGCGATGGGGGCGATTCGCGCAGGGCATAAGACGCTAATTGAGGAGGTCGGAATCAAGGATGACGAGATTAAGACGATGTATTTAGCTGGCGCATCTGGTACTTACGTCGATCCGATCAAGGCACAGACATGTGGTCTCGTTCCACGTGTCGTCGAAAAAACGGTTCAGGTCGGGAACACTTCATTGATGATGGCCTATGATCTTTTGGTCGATCCATCGGTAATGGATATGATGCAGTCCGTCGCTGATTCGATCGCCTCTAAACATATCATGTTTGCGACGTCAAAAATTTTCGAGGATATCTACATCAATGAAGTAGCCTACTGGCTCGAGGGCATGCCGATGGAATATTACAACAAAATGCTGAAACTTGCAGGTTTATCTCCTCTACCCGATATTGAGAGACCGAAAGAAACGCTGAGAATTGTTGATAGAGATATTCCGGAAGTGGGATCGAAGGGATTGAAGACTCTTGAGCACGTCGGTGTTTTCCTCATCGGATCATTTGAAGGCTGCACAGGTTGCAAGAGGTGCGAGATGGAATGTCCCGAGCAAGCGCTTAAAGTCGAGAAAATCGGACGGAAGGAATACAAGATCAGAATCGCAACGGAGTATTGTCTGGGGACAGCATGCAAGAACTGTGAGCAGGTTTGTCCAAATAGCACCTTCAGATTTAATGAATTAAAGATTGTGAAGAGGGAGGAGTTGAACGGTAAGTGCGCTTGA
- a CDS encoding YcaO-related McrA-glycine thioamidation protein: MKLGPSPKRYLFDGHRIVDPWTTLQRVEPLCKIAGITRVADITGLDRVGIPVYSSIRPYAESGAVSVYNGKGATKEQAKVSAIMEGLERYSAEQKDRKVVRAKLDDMLSSRYAIHPSDLILPRASLFHLEYQPIAWVEGVELNEMERIWVPANAVFHPYASHLDMPLFRSNTNGLASGNSLEEAVLHGLCEVIERDAWSICEAKRRVKADLFLDVENGLVYDLIQKFESQGISIHMKELTSDIGIPTIGVAADDWRTKDPTLLVMGIGTHLNPYIAAIRALTEAAQSRVTQIHGAREDTINARFRQKLGYEKTKSINSIWFSRSGREKKISEIDRLDTKDIYDDILFVLDRLRKEGFKKVIAVDLTRRELGVPVVRIIVPGLEVFAMDEDRVGQRLVEATV, encoded by the coding sequence ATGAAATTAGGGCCCTCTCCAAAGAGATATCTGTTTGATGGACATCGGATCGTCGATCCGTGGACGACGCTCCAGCGCGTTGAGCCGTTATGTAAGATTGCTGGCATCACCCGTGTTGCTGACATCACAGGTCTGGATAGGGTTGGTATTCCTGTTTACTCGAGCATCCGGCCATATGCCGAATCGGGCGCAGTGAGCGTCTACAACGGAAAGGGTGCAACAAAGGAACAGGCAAAGGTTTCAGCGATCATGGAAGGACTGGAGAGGTATAGTGCTGAACAAAAGGATCGCAAAGTCGTCAGGGCAAAACTTGATGACATGTTATCCTCGAGATATGCAATTCATCCAAGCGATCTTATTTTACCTAGAGCATCTCTTTTCCATCTTGAATATCAACCGATTGCCTGGGTTGAGGGAGTTGAACTCAACGAAATGGAGCGAATCTGGGTTCCGGCAAATGCCGTTTTCCATCCGTATGCTTCGCATCTCGACATGCCGCTTTTCAGATCCAATACGAATGGTCTCGCTTCTGGGAACTCCTTGGAAGAGGCTGTTCTCCACGGGCTCTGTGAGGTGATCGAGAGGGATGCATGGTCGATCTGTGAGGCTAAACGACGTGTAAAAGCGGATTTATTTCTTGATGTTGAAAATGGTCTTGTTTATGACTTAATACAGAAATTTGAGTCACAAGGCATTAGCATTCATATGAAAGAGTTGACGAGCGACATCGGGATCCCAACGATCGGAGTTGCAGCTGATGACTGGCGAACGAAAGATCCGACATTATTGGTCATGGGCATCGGAACGCACCTTAATCCTTATATTGCGGCGATCCGCGCGTTGACCGAAGCTGCACAAAGCAGGGTGACGCAGATCCACGGTGCCAGGGAGGATACAATCAACGCCAGGTTCCGGCAGAAACTTGGATATGAGAAAACGAAATCGATCAACAGCATATGGTTTTCAAGATCGGGAAGGGAAAAGAAAATATCGGAGATCGATCGGCTCGATACAAAGGATATTTACGACGATATCTTATTCGTTCTCGATCGGCTTAGAAAAGAAGGATTCAAAAAGGTGATTGCGGTCGATCTTACGAGAAGGGAATTGGGAGTCCCGGTCGTGAGGATCATAGTTCCAGGATTGGAAGTTTTTGCAATGGATGAGGACCGTGTGGGTCAGAGATTGGTGGAGGCAACAGTTTGA